The Arthrobacter oryzae DNA window GAAGGAGGGGGCAGGCTCGCCCTGAGCTCGTTCTGAGGGGGCACGCTATGAGAGGTCCTGGAAGGGACTCCCTCTTGCCCGGGGGTTGGCCTAGCGTGGACGGCATGGACAATCGAGCGGAAGTACGCGAATTCCTCGTTTCGCGGCGTGCCCAGGTTTCCCCGGAGCAGGTTGGCCTTCCTGCGGGGTCGAACAGGCGTGTTAAGGGTCTGCGCCGTAGCGAAGTAGCAATCCTTGCCGGTTTGAGCGTGGAGTATTACACCCGCCGGGAGCGCGGCGCGATCAGCGGCGCCTCTAGCCAGGTGCTGGAGAGCATCGCCAGGGCTTTGCGCCTGGACGACGCCGAGCGGGCGCACCTGTTCGACCTTGCGCAAGCGGCCAGCCCGGCCGCGCGGCCGCCGCGGCGGCGGAGCTCGAAGTCCTATGTGCCGCACCAGAGCCTGCAGTGGGCCCTTGATGCGGTCACGGCCGGTCCCGCGTTCGTTCGTAACGGCCGGATGGATCTGCTGGCCGGCAATCCCTTGATGCGGGCGTTCTATAAGGACTGCTATGACATGCCCGGCCAGCGACCGAACATCGCCCGGTTTACGTTCCTGGATGAACGGGCCCGCCGGTTCTACCCGGATTGGGATGCCTTCGCGGAGGTGACTGTTTCGATCCTGCGGACGGAGGCTGGCCGGGATCCGCGCAACAAAGAGCTCCATGACCTTATTGGTGAGCTGGGAACCCGCAGCGAGGAGTTCCGCAAGCTTTGGGGTGAGCATAACGTCCGTCATCACGGCACCGGGTTTAAGACCTTCAACCATCCCATCGTGGGTGAGATGACCCTGGCGTTCGAGGGGTTGGAGATGGCCGCCGAGCCGGGACTGACGCTCACGATATACACAGCAGAGCCCGGGTCGCCGTCGGCTGAGCGCATGCAGCTGCTCGCCTCGTGGGCGGCCAGCGAGTATGGGAATGCCTTCCAGGCTGAACCTGGAAGGTCCCGGCCAGAGAGCTGACGTGCCAGCCCGGCTCACCGGGCGCACCGTGCCCATGTACCTCCAGGAAAGAGAACACGTGAAAACCACCATCGCAATTATCGGTGCGGGGCCTGGCTTGGGTCTTGCCTCTGCCCGCCGTTTCGGAGCCGAGGGCTTCAACGTTGCCCTCCTCTCCCGTGCACAGGAACACGTAGACGCACTCGCCGCCGAACTGGCCAGCGGCGGGATCACCGCCCGCGGGTACGCCACGGACGTCCGTGACCAGGAAGTGCTCAACACCGCCCTTGCCCGGGCAGCCGAGGAGTTGGGGCCTATCGAAATCCTCCAGTACAGCCCCGTGCCGTCCAGGGACTATCTCCGGCCTGTTCTTGAGACAACGTCCGAAGAGCTGCGCTCGGCGCTTGAATTCTCCGCGCTTGGCGCTGCCGCTGCCATGAACGCGGTACTTCCCGGCATGCGTGCCCTGGGGCGCGGAACCGCCCTGTTTATCAACGGCTCCAGCGCCGTCCGGCCCAACCACAACTACGCCGGCACTTCCGCCGCCTTCGGCGCGGAATCCGCGTACGCCCAGATGCTCCACGACGCCCTGGCGCCGGAAGGTATCCACGTAGCGCAGCTCATTATCCCGTTGGGCATCGGCGGAGGCGACCCGGCGCACGAACCGACCGCCCTGTCCGAAACGCTCTGGCGGATCTACAGCGGGGGAACGGACTTCCGTACTTTCGTGACACCACTCGACTGAGTTTCACGAGGCTCAACCGCAGGGTTGGGCAACGGTTGCAGATGGATAGGAAAGAACTATGAACATGGTCAGCTATGACTTCAACGGCAAGGTTGCCTTCGTCACGGGCGGGAGCGCGGGGATGGGCGCAGCAACAGCGCGGGCGTTCGCCGAGGTCGGGGCCGCCGTTGCGATTGTTGATCTCGACGGCGGCGCGGCCGAGCGGTTCGCGGCTGAACTCAATGCCGCAGGCCACCG harbors:
- a CDS encoding helix-turn-helix transcriptional regulator, with amino-acid sequence MDNRAEVREFLVSRRAQVSPEQVGLPAGSNRRVKGLRRSEVAILAGLSVEYYTRRERGAISGASSQVLESIARALRLDDAERAHLFDLAQAASPAARPPRRRSSKSYVPHQSLQWALDAVTAGPAFVRNGRMDLLAGNPLMRAFYKDCYDMPGQRPNIARFTFLDERARRFYPDWDAFAEVTVSILRTEAGRDPRNKELHDLIGELGTRSEEFRKLWGEHNVRHHGTGFKTFNHPIVGEMTLAFEGLEMAAEPGLTLTIYTAEPGSPSAERMQLLASWAASEYGNAFQAEPGRSRPES
- a CDS encoding SDR family NAD(P)-dependent oxidoreductase, which translates into the protein MKTTIAIIGAGPGLGLASARRFGAEGFNVALLSRAQEHVDALAAELASGGITARGYATDVRDQEVLNTALARAAEELGPIEILQYSPVPSRDYLRPVLETTSEELRSALEFSALGAAAAMNAVLPGMRALGRGTALFINGSSAVRPNHNYAGTSAAFGAESAYAQMLHDALAPEGIHVAQLIIPLGIGGGDPAHEPTALSETLWRIYSGGTDFRTFVTPLD